The following are encoded in a window of Amycolatopsis lexingtonensis genomic DNA:
- a CDS encoding TetR/AcrR family transcriptional regulator, whose amino-acid sequence MTDGTYGTQRKAAARNRVAIIEAAHELFAANPLVPLSEVAKHAGVGAGTLYRHFPTREDLILAAYQHDIERLTAEADAVLARHSSAKAAFVEWFETLAGYIRLKHGLGDALHSAAAQDLISASWAPTSAAVKKLADACVAEGTIAEGHDPADIIMLMSFLWRVANDEEGAAQGRRLIAAVFSGLSAPPGPL is encoded by the coding sequence ATGACCGATGGCACGTACGGCACTCAGCGCAAGGCCGCCGCGCGCAACCGGGTCGCGATCATCGAGGCCGCCCACGAGCTGTTCGCCGCGAACCCGCTCGTGCCGCTGAGCGAGGTCGCCAAGCACGCCGGCGTGGGTGCCGGGACGCTCTACCGCCACTTCCCGACCCGCGAGGACCTGATCCTGGCGGCCTACCAGCACGACATCGAGCGCCTGACCGCCGAGGCCGACGCCGTGCTGGCGAGGCATTCGTCCGCGAAGGCGGCGTTCGTCGAGTGGTTCGAGACCCTTGCGGGCTACATCCGGCTGAAGCACGGGCTCGGCGACGCCCTGCACAGTGCCGCGGCCCAGGACCTGATCAGCGCTTCGTGGGCGCCGACGTCCGCCGCGGTGAAGAAGCTCGCCGATGCCTGCGTGGCGGAGGGCACGATCGCGGAGGGTCACGACCCGGCGGACATCATCATGCTGATGAGTTTTCTGTGGCGGGTGGCGAACGACGAGGAAGGCGCGGCACAGGGGCGGCGGTTGATCGCCGCGGTGTTCTCGGGACTGTCGGCGCCGCCCGGGCCGCTCTGA